In Paenibacillus hexagrammi, the following are encoded in one genomic region:
- a CDS encoding ABC transporter permease has protein sequence MVGGGWQKDLAKNKYLYMLLLPGILYFVIFKYVPMWGVTIAFQDFNMFKGYWNSPWVGLDHFTALFKGVDFGQKFWNTLMISLLKLVFGFPVPIVLALLLNELRLVTFKKVTQTILYLPHFVSWVVLSGIMVVFLNPGDGLINGIIQWFGGTSIDFLNSTEWFRTVLVVSDIYKGAGWGTVVYLAAISNVDPQLYEAATMDGASTWQKMWRITLPSIKSVIIVLGILSLGGIMSAGFEQILLLYNPIVYPVGDVIDTYVYRRGIISADYSLAMAADVFKSLIALILISGTNWLAKRFGEEAVW, from the coding sequence ATGGTAGGGGGCGGCTGGCAGAAGGATCTCGCGAAGAATAAATACTTATACATGCTTCTGCTTCCAGGTATCCTTTACTTCGTTATTTTCAAATATGTGCCGATGTGGGGAGTAACGATTGCTTTTCAGGATTTTAATATGTTTAAAGGGTACTGGAACAGTCCTTGGGTAGGACTTGATCATTTCACCGCTCTTTTCAAGGGCGTAGATTTTGGGCAAAAATTTTGGAATACTCTTATGATTAGTCTGCTAAAACTGGTCTTTGGATTTCCGGTTCCGATCGTACTCGCGCTATTGCTGAATGAATTGAGGCTTGTCACATTCAAAAAGGTGACGCAAACGATTCTTTACCTGCCCCATTTTGTTTCGTGGGTCGTCTTATCAGGCATTATGGTTGTTTTCCTAAATCCGGGTGACGGTCTTATCAACGGAATCATTCAATGGTTTGGCGGAACGTCCATTGATTTTCTCAACAGTACGGAATGGTTTCGAACCGTGCTTGTAGTTTCGGATATCTACAAAGGAGCGGGGTGGGGCACAGTCGTATATTTGGCCGCTATTTCGAATGTAGACCCTCAATTATATGAAGCAGCTACGATGGATGGGGCCTCGACTTGGCAAAAAATGTGGAGAATTACTTTACCGTCGATCAAAAGTGTGATCATCGTTCTAGGTATCTTGAGTCTGGGCGGCATTATGAGCGCCGGATTTGAACAAATTTTACTGCTTTATAATCCGATCGTGTATCCCGTTGGAGATGTAATCGACACCTATGTGTATCGCCGGGGGATCATCAGTGCGGACTACAGCTTGGCCATGGCTGCCGACGTATTCAAATCGCTGATTGCACTCATCTTGATCTCGGGAACGAATTGGCTGGCTAAGCGATTTGGAGAAGAAGCGGTGTGGTAA
- a CDS encoding SDR family NAD(P)-dependent oxidoreductase, producing the protein MQTAFVTGADRGLGLSIVKLFAQKGWRVFAGSYLSDWLELGELVHTFPGQVTIVELDIASDQSVKHSVEHVGSLVDCVDVIVNNAGVSTHLKDSNIQGKQDYTDLLRLYNVNALGMLRVTKAYLPLTASSNLKRLCFVSSEAGSISACEWEAWYGYCMSKASMNMGVNLLFHTLRPQGYTFRLFHPGWMKSYMSGVRNEQAQLEPDVVAASAISYFIQPRCAVQNGVTDEDRLVMRDWRGREWPW; encoded by the coding sequence GTGCAAACCGCATTCGTAACGGGAGCTGACCGGGGATTAGGACTTTCCATCGTTAAGCTATTCGCACAAAAGGGTTGGCGAGTATTCGCCGGGAGTTATCTCTCCGATTGGCTGGAACTGGGAGAGCTGGTCCATACTTTTCCTGGTCAAGTGACGATCGTAGAGCTAGATATTGCTTCGGATCAATCTGTGAAACATTCCGTGGAACACGTGGGAAGTCTAGTAGATTGTGTTGATGTCATCGTAAACAACGCCGGCGTATCCACGCATTTGAAGGATTCGAATATCCAGGGCAAGCAAGATTACACTGATCTATTGAGGTTGTACAATGTCAATGCTCTCGGCATGTTGAGAGTCACGAAAGCCTACCTCCCGCTAACGGCGTCAAGCAACCTCAAACGGTTATGCTTTGTTTCTTCTGAAGCGGGCAGCATTAGCGCGTGCGAGTGGGAGGCCTGGTACGGGTACTGTATGTCGAAAGCCTCGATGAACATGGGGGTCAACTTATTATTTCATACGTTAAGACCACAGGGCTACACATTTCGATTGTTTCATCCTGGTTGGATGAAGTCGTATATGTCGGGTGTCCGCAACGAGCAAGCACAGCTAGAGCCTGATGTAGTTGCAGCTTCCGCGATTTCTTATTTTATACAGCCTAGATGTGCTGTTCAAAATGGAGTTACAGATGAGGACCGGCTGGTCATGCGTGATTGGAGAGGGCGTGAGTGGCCATGGTAG
- a CDS encoding SDR family NAD(P)-dependent oxidoreductase has protein sequence MSQAAVVMGADDAFGSSLCRQLLSEGWIVFGGSMGRSSFLIESIVHDYPGNFHLLFIDPGSIQSFQVAVEQVASKVRHVDLLVSNIREAEQADSLEDLNFDEALRSYDIHALGPIRYIEAFLPLTDVQDGLKRLVFVSDEAGSMAMKRNGGSIGSSMAMTGLHMAIMIMCNHLSKEGYTFRIYVPSSVPSRLGDGAGPTKGNKQLALRAYELFTASRDDESRLTIHGSMGEEWPF, from the coding sequence ATGAGTCAAGCAGCAGTTGTAATGGGAGCAGATGATGCATTCGGCAGCAGCTTATGTAGGCAATTACTAAGTGAAGGCTGGATCGTTTTCGGTGGTAGTATGGGGCGGTCATCTTTCCTAATTGAATCGATAGTCCATGATTACCCGGGAAATTTCCACCTTTTGTTCATAGACCCTGGATCAATTCAATCATTCCAAGTAGCAGTTGAGCAGGTAGCATCGAAAGTTCGCCATGTCGATCTGTTAGTCAGTAACATCCGGGAAGCGGAACAGGCTGATTCCTTAGAGGATTTGAATTTTGATGAAGCGCTTCGTTCTTATGACATTCATGCTCTAGGACCGATTCGTTATATAGAAGCCTTTCTTCCATTAACTGACGTGCAAGACGGACTAAAGCGGCTGGTCTTCGTTTCTGATGAGGCGGGAAGTATGGCGATGAAGAGAAACGGCGGCTCAATTGGGTCGAGTATGGCAATGACGGGGCTGCATATGGCAATCATGATTATGTGTAATCATTTGAGTAAAGAGGGTTATACATTCCGCATTTATGTTCCATCTAGCGTTCCAAGCCGACTTGGAGACGGGGCTGGTCCTACTAAAGGAAACAAACAGTTGGCACTTCGTGCATATGAACTGTTCACAGCTAGCAGGGACGATGAAAGCCGATTAACTATCCATGGATCAATGGGGGAAGAATGGCCCTTTTAA
- a CDS encoding ThuA domain-containing protein: MRIGVLCGDNWHPAITVIEGLRPLEPRGFQFEFIVDTADWKSDVLEQYSAVILSKSNRRSPEDAEPWLTEEIQMDFDRYVAKGGGLLVIHSGTVGYANEKCFRELVGGVFTQHPEAGWVTLEYAEDTSWFGNEYPPFKIFDEHYFVNMFDEQAEIFMTSSSQSGKQPAGWIKRHGRGQVCVLTPGHYLEVWLNPHYQRTIESALTKVARKGQQAD; encoded by the coding sequence ATGAGGATAGGCGTGTTGTGTGGGGATAACTGGCACCCGGCGATAACGGTTATAGAGGGTCTACGACCACTTGAACCTCGAGGATTTCAATTTGAGTTTATAGTGGATACGGCAGACTGGAAATCTGATGTACTAGAGCAGTATTCGGCCGTGATTCTTAGTAAATCCAATCGCAGGTCTCCTGAGGATGCGGAGCCATGGCTGACCGAAGAGATACAAATGGATTTTGATCGGTATGTAGCAAAGGGTGGAGGCTTGCTGGTGATCCATTCCGGAACAGTGGGTTATGCGAATGAAAAGTGCTTTCGCGAGCTTGTTGGCGGCGTGTTTACTCAGCATCCCGAAGCAGGTTGGGTGACGCTGGAGTATGCGGAAGACACATCTTGGTTTGGCAATGAATATCCGCCATTTAAGATTTTTGATGAACATTACTTTGTTAACATGTTCGATGAACAGGCAGAGATCTTCATGACATCCTCATCGCAGTCGGGCAAGCAGCCGGCAGGTTGGATCAAGCGGCATGGGCGGGGACAAGTATGTGTGTTGACACCGGGACATTACCTCGAGGTTTGGTTGAATCCTCATTATCAGCGAACAATTGAAAGCGCTTTGACAAAGGTTGCGCGCAAGGGGCAACAAGCTGATTAG